In Bradyrhizobium sp. WD16, the genomic stretch GAACGCGTCGCAATCGATATGGGCGAGCGAGAGGGCGTGCAGATGCTGATGCCGCACCAGCCGCGGCGAGCCGCAGGCCGTGCAGCGGCGCGCGTCAGGGGGCAGGTCGGTCAGGCAGTCGCGGCAGAAGCACTGCGGCCCCACGGTCACGGCACATCGCGCTCCCAGGTCGGTTCCAGGGTTTGGCGGGCATTGGAGACGATCTTGGCGTCGAGATGGGACGATTCGGAAAAGGCCTGGAGCAGGGTGTCGTCGCGAAGGAGGAAGTCGAGCACCCCGGCAAGGAAGGACGGATCCTTCGCGGCGGCGCGCAGGGTTTCCGGCCCGATTCCGGTCTCGGCCAGGAACCGGCCCAGCCGCTCGCCGTCGGCGGCGATGAAGGAAAGCGCCTGAATCGCCACAATCTCAGCGGTTTCGCGGGCGTCGAGGGGGCGCTTGGCCATTGATCACATTTGCCTTTCCGTAACTTATCCTCTCTACTTTGGCCATCATGCCCGAGTCACCGGAGCGGTATCAAGCGACGCGGCCTCAGATCCGCGGCGATGGTCCGCGCCGGATGCATTTCTTCAACGGGCGCACGTTCAATGGGCGCGACGGCATGCAGAACGGCGGCAGGGGCAGGGCGGGGATTTCGACGGGAATGGGGAGGGCGGCGTGACCAAGACCGTCCTGATCGTGGAAGATAACGAGCTCAACATGAAGCTCTTCCGCGACCTGCTCGAGGCGCATGGCTATGCGACGGTCGCCACCAATCGCGGCACCGATGCGATCGAGCTCGTGCGCCGGCACAAGCCGGACCTGATCCTCATGGACATCCAGCTGCCCGAGGTCTCGGGCCTCGACGTGACGCGCTGGATCAAGTCCGATCCGGCGCTGCGCGCGATCCCGGTGGTCGCGGTGACGGCTTTCGCGATGAAGGGCGACGAGGAACGTATCCGCGAAGGCGGCTGCGAGGCGTATCTGTCGAAGCCGATCTCGGTGGGCAAATTCATCGAAACGGTGCGGCAGTTCATCGGGTAGGGATGTGCAGGAATGTCCGCGCGGGTTCTGGTCGTCGACGATATCGCCGCCAATGTGAAGCTGCTCGAGGCGCGGCTGTCGGCCGAATATCTGGACGTCCTGACGGCGAGATCCGGTCGCGAGGCGCTCGATATCTGCGAGCGCGCCGAATGCGACATCGTGCTGCTCGACGTGATGATGCCGGATATGGACGGCTTCGAAGTCTGCCGCCACCTCAAGTCGAATCCCAGGACCCATTACATCCCGGTGGTGATGGTCACCGCCCTCGACAGCCCTGCCGATCGGGTGCGCGGACTGGAGGCCGGTGCCGACGATTTCCTCACCAAGCCTGTGTCGGACGTTGTGCTGATCGCCCGCGTGCGGTCGCTGACGCGGCTGAAGATGATGACCGATGAATTGCGCATGCGCGCGCTCACCACACGCGAGATCGGCATTCAGGGTCCCGAGCGCGATGCGATGTCCGATCCCGGCAAGGGCGGGCGCGTGCTGCTCATCGACGACCGGCCCTCGTCCTACGAACGGCTGGCGCCCGTGCTCGGCACCGAGCACGATGTCGACGTCGAGGCCGATCCCGCCGAGGCGCTGTTCCACGCCGCGGAAGGCAATTACGACCTGCTCATCGTCTCGCTCGGGCTGGAAAATTTCGACGGTCTGCGGCTGTGCAGCCAGGCACGCTCGCTGGAGCGCACCAGGCATGTGCCGATCCTCGCCATCGCGGATGCCGACAGCAATGCCCGGCTGTTGCGCGGGCTCGAGATCGGCGTCAACGATTACCTGCTGCGGCCGGTGGACAAGAACGAATTGCTGGCCCGCGCCCGCACCCAGATTCGCCGTCGCCGCTACACCGAGCAGTTGCGTGACAACGTCGCCAATTCCATCGAGATGGCGATCACCGACGCGCTCACGGGGTTGCACAACCGCCGTTACATGGAGAGCCATCTCGCGGCGCTCGCCGAGCAGGCCGCGGGCCGCGGCAAGCCCCTGGCGCTGATGATTCTCGATATCGATCACTTCAAGTCGATCAACGACACCTACGGCCACGATGCCGGCGACGAGGTGCTGCGCGATTTCGCGGTGCGCGTCCGCAAGTCGATCCGCGGTATCGATCTCGCCTGCCGCTACGGCGGCGAGGAGTTCGTGGTGGTGATGCCCGAGACCGACCTGCGTGTCGCCGGACTTGTCGCCGAACGGCTGCGGCGGGCGATCGCCGGCGAATCCTTTGCGATCGAGAAGGGCGCAAAGCGCATCGACGTCACGATCTCGGTGGGCATCTCGGTGCTCGATCGCGGGGGCGAAGCGGTGTCGGTACTGATGAAGCGCGCCGATCAGGCTCTGTACCGCGCCAAACGCGATGGCCGCAATCGCGTGGTCGCCGACGCGGCCTGACGGCCGGTTTTCGCGCGAGGCGCGAGGCGCAAAAAATGTCGAGCAGGTCCAGAAACAAAAACGGAGCCTCACGGCTCCGTTCGCACAACTCGCGGGCGAGCGCCGATCTTACTTGATCTTGGCTTCGCGGAACTCGACGTGCTTCTTGGCGACCGGGTCGTACTTCTTCTTGACCAGCTTGTCGGTCATCGTGCGCGAGTTCTTCTTGGCCACATAGTAGAAGCCGGTGTCGGCGCTGGAGACCAGCTTGACCTTGATGGTGACCGCTTTGGCCATGGCAAATCCTTCGGTGCCGGAAAAATGCGAAAAGCGGGCCGGACGGGCGACCCGCGTTTGGCCGGCAAACTAGCCGGGATTGCCCCAAAGTCAAGCTGGGCAAGCGAAATTACCGCCCAGCGGACCGCCCAAAGGGCCGAATTCGGGGCGTTTTGGCCCGATTCGTCGCGTTCGTCCGGCCGATGGCGGGATAGCCGGTCCCTCAGCCGAAAAACCGGTTGGCCGGCCGCGGCAGGCCGAGATGGTCGCGCAGCGTCGTGCCCTCGTATTCAGTGCGGAACAGGCCTCGCCGCTGCAGTTCCGGAACGACCTTTTCAACCACGTCATCGAGCCCCATGGGGAGATAGGGGAACATGACGTTGAAGCCGTCGCAGGCGTCGGTTTCCAGCCATTCCTGCATTTCATCGGCGATGGTCTTGGCGGTCCCGACGAATTTCAGCCCGCCGAATCCGCCGAAATGGCGGGCGAGCTGGCGAACGGTCAGGTTCTCGCGGCGGGCGAGGTCGATCACCCGGGCGCGGCCGCTCTGGCTGGCATTGGTCTCGGGCAGATCAGGCAGTGGCGCGTCGAGGTCGAAACGCGATGCGTCATGGCCGAGCACCACCGAGAGCGAGGCGATGCCGCTGTCCTCGTGCACGCA encodes the following:
- the rpmG gene encoding 50S ribosomal protein L33; translation: MAKAVTIKVKLVSSADTGFYYVAKKNSRTMTDKLVKKKYDPVAKKHVEFREAKIK
- a CDS encoding PleD family two-component system response regulator, translating into MSARVLVVDDIAANVKLLEARLSAEYLDVLTARSGREALDICERAECDIVLLDVMMPDMDGFEVCRHLKSNPRTHYIPVVMVTALDSPADRVRGLEAGADDFLTKPVSDVVLIARVRSLTRLKMMTDELRMRALTTREIGIQGPERDAMSDPGKGGRVLLIDDRPSSYERLAPVLGTEHDVDVEADPAEALFHAAEGNYDLLIVSLGLENFDGLRLCSQARSLERTRHVPILAIADADSNARLLRGLEIGVNDYLLRPVDKNELLARARTQIRRRRYTEQLRDNVANSIEMAITDALTGLHNRRYMESHLAALAEQAAGRGKPLALMILDIDHFKSINDTYGHDAGDEVLRDFAVRVRKSIRGIDLACRYGGEEFVVVMPETDLRVAGLVAERLRRAIAGESFAIEKGAKRIDVTISVGISVLDRGGEAVSVLMKRADQALYRAKRDGRNRVVADAA
- a CDS encoding DUF3572 domain-containing protein translates to MAKRPLDARETAEIVAIQALSFIAADGERLGRFLAETGIGPETLRAAAKDPSFLAGVLDFLLRDDTLLQAFSESSHLDAKIVSNARQTLEPTWERDVP
- a CDS encoding response regulator, with amino-acid sequence MTKTVLIVEDNELNMKLFRDLLEAHGYATVATNRGTDAIELVRRHKPDLILMDIQLPEVSGLDVTRWIKSDPALRAIPVVAVTAFAMKGDEERIREGGCEAYLSKPISVGKFIETVRQFIG